One stretch of Pandoraea oxalativorans DNA includes these proteins:
- a CDS encoding glycosyltransferase family 4 protein, whose product MKVLIVSQWFDPEPTFKGLMFAKALVAAGHEVDVITGFPNYPGGKVYDGYKVRLLQREVMDGVRITRVPLYPSHDGSAMRRVANYASYAASATLYGIFGAGRADVIYAYHPPLTVGMAASLIGMFRRTPVVCDIQDMWPDTLRATGMLNSERALNVVSKFCDWVYRRAARVVVLSPGFQRLLQERGVPAGKLDVIYNWCDETGLTQAAARPAEGDPYGFAGKFNIVFAGTMGKAQALDAVLDAAKLVAPKRPEIQFVFVGGGIEVERLKASAASQQLENVRFIPRMPMSEVGALLNAADVLLVHLKDDPLFAITIPSKTQAYMAVGKPILMAVRGDAAALVEQAGAGFVATPQDPVAIAEAACRFAALSREELVAMGSRGAAFYRDHLSVAVNVSKFGEVFERVVAERRQA is encoded by the coding sequence GTGAAAGTACTTATCGTTTCGCAATGGTTCGATCCGGAGCCGACATTCAAGGGACTAATGTTTGCCAAGGCGCTAGTCGCGGCTGGGCATGAGGTGGATGTCATAACCGGGTTTCCGAACTACCCCGGCGGCAAGGTCTACGACGGCTACAAGGTGCGTTTGCTTCAGCGAGAAGTCATGGACGGCGTGCGCATCACGCGTGTTCCGTTGTATCCGAGCCATGACGGTTCGGCGATGCGCCGAGTCGCGAACTATGCGAGTTATGCCGCATCAGCGACGCTGTACGGCATTTTTGGCGCAGGTCGTGCGGATGTGATCTACGCATATCATCCGCCACTTACCGTTGGTATGGCCGCTTCGCTTATCGGGATGTTCCGTCGTACGCCGGTGGTGTGTGACATTCAGGACATGTGGCCTGACACGTTGCGCGCGACGGGCATGCTTAATAGCGAGCGCGCGCTGAACGTCGTGAGCAAATTCTGCGATTGGGTCTATCGTCGTGCGGCAAGGGTAGTGGTGCTTTCGCCGGGCTTCCAACGCCTGTTGCAAGAACGCGGTGTCCCGGCCGGGAAGCTCGACGTTATCTATAATTGGTGCGATGAGACCGGTTTGACGCAAGCGGCCGCGCGTCCGGCCGAGGGCGATCCCTACGGCTTCGCCGGCAAGTTCAATATTGTCTTTGCGGGAACCATGGGTAAGGCACAGGCGCTCGACGCTGTGCTCGACGCCGCGAAGCTTGTGGCACCGAAGCGCCCGGAGATTCAGTTCGTATTTGTTGGCGGTGGTATCGAAGTCGAACGACTCAAGGCGTCCGCTGCGTCGCAGCAATTGGAGAACGTCCGCTTTATACCTCGCATGCCGATGTCGGAAGTTGGTGCGCTACTCAATGCGGCAGATGTTTTGCTCGTCCATTTAAAGGACGATCCGTTGTTCGCGATCACGATTCCGTCCAAGACGCAGGCCTATATGGCGGTCGGAAAGCCCATCCTGATGGCGGTGCGTGGCGATGCCGCGGCACTCGTCGAACAAGCGGGCGCAGGATTTGTTGCGACGCCGCAAGATCCTGTAGCAATAGCGGAGGCCGCTTGTCGTTTCGCCGCGTTGTCGCGTGAAGAGCTCGTCGCCATGGGCTCACGAGGCGCGGCATTTTATCGGGACCACCTATCGGTTGCTGTCAACGTGTCAAAGTTTGGTGAAGTCTTTGAGCGGGTCGTCGCGGAGCGGAGGCAGGCATGA
- a CDS encoding DegT/DnrJ/EryC1/StrS family aminotransferase → MLNTRLSPWPSYSEDEVEAVAAVLRSNKVNYWTGSESREFEKEFAAYIGSRHAIALANGTLALDLALHVLGIGAGDEVIVTSRTFLASASSVINAGAIPVFVDVDRDSQNITAQTIAPAITSRTKAILCVHLAGWPCDMDPIMALAEAHNLYVIEDCAQAHGAKYKGRHVGTIGHMGAWSFCQDKIMTTGGEGGMLTMDNTDWWKAAWAFKDHGKSYDAVYEKQHPPGFRWLHESFGTNWRITEMQSAIGRIQLRRLDTWKARRQALAARLDEVLRKHDVVRVPAIPADIEHAEYKHYVFVRPERLRDGWTRDKIIEALTSRGVPAYQGSCSEVYLEKAFDNTGWRPEERLPVARELGDTSLMFLVHPTLTDDEMAFVCRELEEVLTAAAR, encoded by the coding sequence ATGCTCAATACTCGACTCTCTCCCTGGCCCAGCTATTCGGAAGACGAAGTAGAGGCCGTTGCCGCTGTCCTCCGCTCGAATAAGGTTAATTACTGGACGGGCTCGGAAAGCCGCGAATTCGAAAAGGAATTCGCCGCATACATTGGGTCTCGGCACGCCATCGCGTTGGCGAATGGCACACTTGCGCTAGATCTTGCGCTCCATGTTCTGGGCATCGGCGCGGGTGACGAGGTCATCGTGACGTCGCGTACTTTCCTTGCCTCCGCCAGCTCGGTGATCAATGCGGGAGCGATTCCCGTCTTTGTCGATGTCGATCGGGACTCGCAGAACATTACGGCGCAAACCATTGCGCCCGCTATCACGTCGCGGACCAAGGCAATTCTCTGTGTTCACCTGGCCGGCTGGCCCTGCGACATGGACCCGATCATGGCGCTCGCCGAAGCGCATAATCTGTATGTGATCGAGGATTGTGCGCAGGCGCATGGCGCCAAGTACAAGGGGCGCCACGTCGGCACTATCGGGCACATGGGTGCATGGTCGTTTTGTCAGGACAAGATCATGACGACTGGTGGTGAGGGCGGCATGCTCACGATGGACAACACCGATTGGTGGAAGGCTGCCTGGGCATTCAAAGACCACGGCAAGTCGTACGACGCAGTCTACGAGAAGCAACACCCGCCGGGGTTCCGCTGGCTGCACGAATCGTTCGGCACCAATTGGCGAATCACCGAAATGCAGTCGGCGATTGGCCGCATTCAATTGCGCCGACTCGATACGTGGAAGGCGCGGCGCCAGGCGCTCGCGGCACGGCTAGACGAGGTACTGCGCAAACACGATGTGGTTCGTGTGCCTGCCATTCCGGCTGATATTGAGCATGCCGAATACAAGCACTATGTCTTTGTTCGCCCTGAGCGTTTGCGCGACGGTTGGACCCGGGACAAGATCATCGAGGCGCTGACGTCGAGGGGCGTGCCTGCTTATCAGGGATCGTGTTCGGAGGTTTATCTGGAGAAAGCGTTCGACAACACTGGCTGGCGGCCTGAAGAGCGTCTGCCAGTTGCACGAGAATTGGGCGACACGAGCCTGATGTTCCTGGTGCATCCCACGTTGACCGACGACGAGATGGCGTTTGTCTGCCGCGAACTGGAAGAGGTATTGACGGCGGCCGCGCGCTAA
- a CDS encoding polysaccharide biosynthesis protein codes for MIVNLPRSAKITVMAAADAILLPLSLWTAIGLRLELWQFPQIHAWWVYVLTSALAIPIFMCLGLYRAVVRFMGTRAMLMIVLAVTLSVWAFAGTLTLLILPPVPRGALLIYWVISVVYIVGSRLLARAALLNWRPSERGRAVIIYGSGSAGCQLAVALRAGKEYQPIMFVDDNPALHSLEIMGLRVRDPKDLPKLVNRFQVEQILLAIPSAGRSRRIEIINKLEALRVEVRAIPGMADLVGGTVRATDVREIEIDDLLGRETVPPDQRLLEANVRNKNVLVTGAGGSIGSELCRQIVLLRPRRLVLYELSEYALYSIAQELELVVGQREFSDIEIVPVLGSVQNRDRVTDIMRRYGVQTVYHAAAYKHVPLVEFNMTEGVLNNTFGTKAAAEAAIAAGVDTFVLISTDKAVRPTNVMGATKRFAELVLQAFANDPSVKTRFCMVRFGNVLGSSGSVVPLFRKQILAGGPVTVTHPEINRYFMTIPEAAQLVIQAGAMGASGEVFVLDMGEPVRIVDLARRMIHLSGFSVAEEGRNNGDIAIEFSGLRPGEKLYEELLIGDDVTGTPHAKIMMANEHFIGRKELEGVLEILADACRNNKHDVIINTLRNCVSGFRPESEIRDHLYTVNQRAVHSVS; via the coding sequence ATGATCGTGAATCTGCCGCGTAGTGCAAAGATCACCGTGATGGCCGCAGCGGATGCCATTCTGCTGCCGTTATCATTGTGGACCGCCATCGGACTGCGTCTCGAACTTTGGCAGTTCCCGCAAATCCACGCCTGGTGGGTGTACGTTCTGACATCCGCACTGGCGATCCCGATATTCATGTGCCTTGGCTTGTATCGCGCAGTCGTGCGGTTTATGGGTACGCGCGCGATGCTCATGATTGTGCTTGCCGTGACGCTTTCCGTGTGGGCGTTCGCGGGCACGTTGACGTTGCTGATTCTGCCGCCGGTTCCACGAGGCGCGTTGCTCATTTACTGGGTGATTTCCGTCGTCTACATCGTGGGAAGCCGCCTTCTTGCACGCGCGGCGCTGTTGAACTGGCGCCCTTCCGAGCGTGGTCGCGCTGTCATCATTTACGGATCGGGGAGTGCTGGCTGTCAGTTGGCCGTGGCGTTACGTGCAGGCAAGGAATATCAGCCGATCATGTTTGTGGATGACAATCCCGCGCTGCACAGTCTGGAAATCATGGGCCTGCGCGTGCGCGATCCCAAGGATTTGCCGAAGTTGGTCAACCGCTTCCAGGTTGAGCAGATTCTGCTGGCAATTCCGTCGGCCGGACGTAGCCGCCGCATTGAAATCATCAATAAGCTCGAAGCGTTGCGGGTGGAAGTGCGGGCGATTCCGGGGATGGCCGATCTGGTCGGCGGGACGGTACGAGCGACCGATGTGCGAGAAATCGAGATCGACGACCTGTTAGGACGAGAAACGGTACCGCCCGATCAGAGACTACTGGAGGCCAATGTTCGAAACAAGAACGTTTTGGTCACCGGTGCTGGCGGATCGATCGGCTCGGAACTTTGCCGACAGATCGTATTGCTGCGTCCTCGCCGCTTGGTTCTGTATGAGCTTTCGGAGTACGCGCTGTATTCCATCGCGCAGGAATTGGAACTGGTCGTCGGTCAGCGTGAATTCAGCGACATCGAGATCGTGCCGGTACTTGGTTCGGTACAGAATCGCGATCGTGTCACGGACATCATGCGTCGCTATGGCGTGCAGACCGTGTATCACGCCGCAGCCTACAAGCACGTGCCTTTAGTTGAGTTCAACATGACTGAAGGCGTGCTCAATAACACATTTGGCACGAAAGCCGCCGCAGAAGCGGCGATCGCGGCGGGAGTGGACACGTTTGTGCTCATATCCACGGACAAGGCCGTGCGCCCAACCAACGTCATGGGCGCTACAAAACGCTTCGCCGAACTGGTGCTTCAGGCGTTTGCCAACGATCCGAGCGTCAAGACCCGGTTCTGTATGGTGAGGTTCGGCAACGTCCTGGGATCGTCGGGTTCTGTGGTGCCGCTTTTCCGTAAGCAGATTCTCGCGGGCGGGCCCGTGACGGTCACGCATCCTGAAATCAACCGGTATTTCATGACAATCCCTGAAGCTGCGCAGTTGGTGATTCAGGCCGGTGCGATGGGGGCATCAGGGGAAGTCTTCGTGCTTGATATGGGGGAGCCCGTGCGAATCGTAGATCTGGCGCGTCGCATGATCCACCTTTCTGGATTTTCCGTTGCGGAAGAGGGGCGCAATAACGGTGATATCGCCATCGAATTCAGCGGGTTGCGTCCTGGTGAGAAGCTTTACGAGGAATTGCTGATCGGCGATGACGTGACCGGGACGCCGCACGCAAAGATCATGATGGCCAACGAACACTTCATTGGCCGTAAAGAGCTGGAAGGAGTGCTGGAGATTCTTGCCGACGCGTGCCGGAACAACAAACACGACGTCATCATCAACACGCTACGTAATTGCGTGTCGGGTTTCCGTCCGGAGTCGGAAATTCGCGACCATCTGTACACGGTCAACCAACGTGCGGTGCACTCCGTGTCTTAA
- a CDS encoding aromatic ring-hydroxylating oxygenase subunit alpha gives MHARCRHHCDAPTGRRHDAVRAAVQKDVTHKIFAEPFVLEQRLSRRYWHLIGHRTELLADNDFLRLNWADGEIVLFNDHGNIVAFDNLCPHRGTRFFVDAHGNHPAHCAYHGWRFEHGTVHIPQPQRFAPCDLAKAKLNEFRVEWCADFMFIGVEPIMSLSEQLGETEQVLEEISFNIAGRHDFNQYEFECNWRIALENALEPYHIDMVHPNSLGTLRLEDGENEFHGVNSIWRAPVGNSRVDKQLRAMNRLFNIDYRYEGYQSLYIFPFAMLSSTYGYSYSLQNFFPSTNPERTHFTSRLLTAPVIPERLATAQSFFDSTAQVNRKVFDEDHQICKRIPTRALETHLTLADNEAKVRHFRESLAAISGR, from the coding sequence TTGCACGCTCGGTGCCGGCACCACTGCGATGCGCCGACTGGCCGACGGCATGACGCTGTACGCGCCGCCGTCCAAAAAGATGTGACCCACAAAATTTTCGCGGAGCCATTCGTGTTAGAGCAACGCTTGTCTCGCCGGTATTGGCATCTGATCGGTCACCGTACCGAACTGCTGGCCGACAATGACTTCCTTCGGCTGAACTGGGCTGATGGAGAGATTGTCCTGTTCAACGACCACGGCAATATCGTGGCGTTTGACAATCTCTGCCCGCACCGAGGGACCCGCTTTTTCGTCGATGCACATGGCAATCACCCTGCGCATTGCGCCTATCATGGCTGGCGCTTCGAACACGGCACGGTCCATATACCCCAACCGCAGCGATTCGCCCCGTGCGATCTCGCAAAGGCGAAACTCAACGAGTTTCGCGTTGAATGGTGCGCGGACTTCATGTTCATCGGCGTTGAACCGATCATGAGTCTCAGCGAACAACTGGGCGAAACGGAACAAGTGCTTGAGGAAATTTCGTTCAATATCGCGGGACGACACGATTTCAATCAATACGAATTCGAATGCAACTGGCGCATCGCATTGGAGAATGCGCTGGAGCCATATCACATCGACATGGTGCATCCGAATTCACTCGGCACGTTACGCCTTGAAGACGGCGAGAATGAATTTCATGGCGTCAATTCGATTTGGCGAGCGCCGGTGGGGAATAGTCGCGTTGACAAGCAATTACGGGCCATGAACCGCTTGTTCAACATCGATTATCGCTACGAAGGGTATCAGAGCCTGTACATCTTTCCGTTCGCGATGCTCTCGTCGACGTACGGCTATTCGTACTCGCTGCAAAACTTCTTCCCGTCGACCAATCCCGAGCGAACGCATTTCACCAGTCGCTTGTTGACGGCACCGGTCATACCCGAGCGGCTGGCGACTGCGCAATCGTTTTTTGATTCCACAGCGCAGGTCAATCGGAAGGTATTCGACGAAGATCACCAGATTTGCAAACGCATTCCGACACGCGCGCTCGAGACGCATCTCACCCTCGCCGATAACGAAGCGAAAGTGCGACATTTCAGAGAGAGTTTGGCCGCGATCTCGGGCCGATAA
- a CDS encoding sugar transferase — protein sequence MKRTFDFLVALCALIALSPILLVVSVWVAIALGRPVLFRQVRPGKDGQPFRMCKFRSMSDARDKDGNLLPDSERLTRFGKFLRSSSLDELPGLWNVLKGDMSLVGPRPLLTAYLPLYSPEQARRHEVRPGITGWAQVNGRNAISWDDKFRLDVWYVDNQSFALDIKILLLTVKKVFARDGISAAGEATMPAFKGSQAETKRP from the coding sequence ATGAAGCGGACTTTTGATTTTCTTGTCGCCCTGTGCGCGTTGATTGCACTGAGTCCGATACTGTTGGTTGTTTCGGTCTGGGTCGCGATTGCATTGGGTCGCCCCGTATTGTTCCGGCAAGTCCGTCCGGGCAAGGATGGCCAACCGTTTCGGATGTGCAAGTTCCGTAGTATGTCGGATGCGCGAGACAAGGACGGTAACCTCCTGCCGGATAGCGAGCGCTTGACGCGTTTTGGCAAGTTCTTGCGCAGCAGCAGTCTGGATGAATTGCCTGGGCTTTGGAATGTGCTCAAAGGTGACATGAGCCTTGTCGGGCCACGTCCGCTCCTCACGGCCTACCTGCCGCTCTACAGTCCCGAGCAAGCGCGGCGTCACGAAGTACGTCCGGGCATTACAGGATGGGCGCAAGTCAATGGTCGTAACGCGATTTCGTGGGACGACAAGTTCCGTCTGGATGTCTGGTACGTAGACAACCAGTCATTCGCGCTGGATATCAAGATCCTGTTGCTCACCGTTAAGAAAGTGTTTGCCCGTGATGGCATCTCCGCTGCCGGTGAGGCCACAATGCCCGCGTTCAAAGGCAGTCAGGCCGAGACGAAGCGGCCCTGA
- a CDS encoding acyl carrier protein — MENFYAELAEVLEIDPATVGPDMALAEHNWDSLAIVSTIAIVDEIFNVTLDGSALGKCEKVSDIEALIEKAKA, encoded by the coding sequence GTGGAAAATTTTTACGCCGAACTCGCAGAAGTACTGGAAATCGACCCGGCAACCGTCGGCCCGGACATGGCGCTGGCAGAGCACAACTGGGACTCGCTTGCAATCGTCTCGACCATTGCCATCGTCGATGAAATCTTCAACGTGACCCTCGATGGCTCGGCCCTCGGCAAGTGCGAAAAGGTTTCGGACATCGAGGCTTTGATCGAGAAGGCCAAAGCATGA
- a CDS encoding SDR family NAD(P)-dependent oxidoreductase — translation MFDSKALSGQTFLVTGASSGIGRATAQLLAACGARILAMGRDEARTSESVGSLGTNADHVAIITAFEDADSAAQQVKEAAVTAGGVDGIFHAAGLELILPVKMTKQSSLDKLFAASVNTAFGIARAMAMKDVIRDGGSLVLMSSAAGLRGQAGMTAYSASKAAIDGLSRSLAVELAPRKIRVNSVASGAVETAMHGRLASSLPPAAMQAYEEKHLLGFGRTEDIANAVTFLLSPASRWITGTTMVVDGGFTVR, via the coding sequence ATCTTTGATTCCAAGGCGCTGTCTGGTCAAACCTTCCTAGTCACCGGAGCGTCGTCGGGCATTGGGCGTGCGACGGCACAGCTGTTAGCGGCTTGCGGCGCAAGAATCCTCGCGATGGGGCGCGACGAAGCTCGCACCTCGGAGAGCGTGGGTTCGCTCGGCACGAACGCCGACCACGTCGCGATCATCACAGCATTCGAGGATGCAGATTCGGCTGCACAGCAGGTGAAAGAAGCCGCCGTCACCGCAGGTGGCGTTGACGGCATTTTTCATGCCGCTGGCCTAGAGCTGATCCTGCCGGTCAAAATGACCAAGCAATCGAGTCTGGACAAGTTGTTTGCCGCGAGCGTGAACACGGCGTTCGGTATCGCTCGCGCAATGGCGATGAAGGACGTGATTCGTGATGGTGGCTCGCTGGTCCTGATGTCGTCGGCGGCCGGTTTGCGCGGCCAGGCCGGCATGACAGCCTATTCGGCGTCGAAAGCGGCAATCGATGGTCTCTCGCGCTCGCTGGCTGTCGAACTCGCTCCCCGCAAAATTCGCGTGAACAGCGTCGCCAGTGGCGCGGTTGAAACTGCCATGCACGGACGTCTGGCGTCGAGCCTCCCGCCCGCTGCCATGCAAGCCTACGAGGAAAAGCATCTGCTCGGTTTCGGCAGGACGGAAGATATCGCTAACGCAGTGACCTTCCTTCTCTCCCCCGCTTCACGTTGGATCACCGGCACGACGATGGTTGTGGACGGTGGCTTTACGGTGCGCTGA
- a CDS encoding ketoacyl-ACP synthase III: MNSRLTFGRASRIDNIAIRGVVSVLPRNEIDNKGFEARFGADAVRDVVKMIGVQRRYWVDDKTTAADLCLYAARRLLSSLAWELDTIDALVFVSQTPDYRLPATACALHGQLGLDKACAAFDVNLGCSGYTYGLWLASTMIAGGARRVLLLAGDTITRTVSPDDRATAMLFGDAGTATAIEFDEQAPTSTFVIGTDGAGAKNLIIPQGGFRTTLPEDPRLEGRDPACLYMDGGEIFNFTLKSVPGLVADTLQYAGQMTDDVDGFLYHQANEFMLKHLARKSKIPAEKFPINIGEYGNTSCASIPLLLSTRLRDALREPKQLLMAGFGVGYSWGSALMRVGPLACNETVFHDL, encoded by the coding sequence ATGAACAGTCGCTTGACGTTCGGTCGCGCAAGTCGCATCGACAACATCGCCATTCGCGGTGTCGTGTCTGTGCTGCCGCGCAATGAAATCGACAACAAGGGGTTCGAAGCGCGCTTCGGCGCCGACGCTGTGCGCGATGTCGTCAAGATGATTGGGGTCCAGCGCCGCTACTGGGTTGATGACAAGACCACCGCGGCGGACCTCTGTTTGTACGCGGCACGTCGATTGCTGTCGAGCCTGGCATGGGAGCTCGACACGATCGACGCCCTGGTTTTCGTTTCCCAGACACCTGATTACCGTCTTCCCGCTACGGCCTGCGCGCTTCACGGCCAACTGGGACTCGACAAGGCTTGTGCAGCGTTCGACGTCAATCTGGGCTGTTCTGGCTACACCTACGGGCTGTGGCTGGCATCGACGATGATTGCCGGCGGTGCGCGCCGTGTCCTCTTGCTCGCAGGCGACACGATCACCCGAACGGTGTCGCCCGACGATCGGGCCACCGCAATGCTTTTCGGCGACGCAGGCACTGCGACGGCCATCGAGTTCGATGAACAGGCGCCGACCAGCACGTTCGTGATTGGCACCGACGGTGCCGGTGCAAAGAACCTGATTATTCCGCAAGGCGGATTCCGCACGACACTGCCGGAAGACCCCCGCCTGGAAGGCCGCGATCCCGCGTGCCTTTATATGGACGGCGGCGAGATTTTCAACTTCACGCTCAAGTCCGTACCGGGGCTGGTTGCCGACACGCTCCAATATGCTGGCCAAATGACTGACGATGTCGATGGATTCCTTTATCACCAGGCCAATGAGTTCATGCTCAAGCATCTGGCGAGAAAGTCGAAGATTCCAGCGGAAAAATTTCCGATCAATATCGGCGAGTATGGCAATACCAGTTGTGCGTCGATCCCACTATTGCTCAGCACGCGCTTACGCGACGCACTGCGTGAACCCAAGCAACTCCTGATGGCCGGCTTCGGCGTCGGATATTCGTGGGGCTCCGCCCTCATGCGTGTGGGCCCTCTGGCATGTAACGAAACGGTGTTCCATGATCTTTGA
- the wecB gene encoding non-hydrolyzing UDP-N-acetylglucosamine 2-epimerase — MRKMKVMTVLGTRPEIIRLSRVMARLDQYCDHVIVHTGQNYDYELNEIFFRDLEARRPDHFLNAAGANAAETIGKVIIAADRVMESVCPDAVLVLGDTNSCLAAIPAKRRKIPIFHMEAGNRCFDQRVPEETNRRIVDHTSDINLTYSDIAREYLLREGLPPDRVIKTGSPMFEVLTHYAPKVDSSNVLGELGLEAGKYFVVSAHREENVDSPVNLAKLGETLNAVANAYGEPVIVSTHPRTKKRIEAAGLTFAPNVRLLKPLGFLDYIRLQRDARAVLSDSGTITEESSILNFPAVNIREAHERPEGMEEASVMMTGVDADRVLQALAILADQPRGENRLLRQVADYSMPNVSDKVLRIILSYTDYVRRTVWRQTV; from the coding sequence ATGCGCAAAATGAAAGTGATGACCGTTCTCGGGACACGTCCTGAGATCATTCGACTCTCGCGTGTGATGGCGCGTCTGGACCAGTATTGCGATCATGTCATTGTTCATACGGGCCAGAATTACGATTACGAACTCAACGAAATCTTCTTTCGCGATCTCGAGGCGCGTCGGCCGGACCATTTCCTGAACGCTGCGGGTGCGAATGCCGCGGAAACGATTGGTAAAGTCATCATTGCGGCGGATCGGGTGATGGAATCGGTTTGCCCGGATGCCGTGCTGGTGCTGGGCGATACGAACAGTTGCCTCGCCGCCATCCCCGCAAAGCGCCGCAAAATCCCGATTTTCCACATGGAAGCGGGGAATCGTTGCTTCGACCAGCGCGTGCCGGAAGAAACCAACCGTCGTATCGTTGACCATACCTCGGACATCAACCTGACGTACAGCGATATCGCGCGGGAGTATTTGCTGCGCGAAGGATTGCCACCGGATCGCGTTATCAAGACCGGGAGCCCGATGTTTGAGGTGCTGACGCATTACGCGCCGAAGGTCGACAGCTCCAACGTACTGGGCGAGCTGGGTCTCGAGGCCGGCAAGTATTTCGTGGTCAGTGCGCACCGCGAGGAAAACGTCGATTCGCCCGTGAATCTCGCCAAGCTTGGCGAAACGCTCAACGCGGTTGCGAATGCCTATGGCGAACCAGTGATCGTGTCGACGCACCCGCGTACGAAGAAGCGCATCGAAGCGGCCGGGCTGACATTTGCGCCCAACGTCCGGTTACTCAAGCCTCTAGGTTTCCTGGATTACATCCGGCTTCAGCGCGACGCAAGAGCGGTGCTTTCGGACAGCGGGACGATTACGGAAGAATCGTCGATTCTGAACTTCCCGGCCGTCAATATCCGCGAAGCGCACGAGCGCCCGGAAGGCATGGAAGAGGCCTCCGTCATGATGACGGGCGTTGATGCTGACCGAGTGTTGCAGGCGCTGGCGATCCTTGCGGACCAGCCGCGCGGCGAGAATCGTCTGCTCCGACAAGTGGCCGATTACAGCATGCCCAACGTTTCCGACAAAGTTCTGCGCATTATCCTCAGCTACACCGACTATGTCCGGCGCACTGTTTGGCGCCAGACTGTCTGA
- a CDS encoding acetyltransferase produces MKQYVIVGGGGFCRELISWIRQINAGATKGEVVGVLDDNPDCLNGYDYGVAYLGKPADYLAPADVELVMAIGSPKVRERLVGMLRERNPETRFGTIVHPSAVIAESARLGEGLIVCPQSLISADAQVGHFVTVNACSSIGHDASVGDFCTLSAHVDLMGFSTLGTRTFVGSGARVMPSVTIGADCTLGAGTTAMRRLADGMTLYAPPSKKM; encoded by the coding sequence ATGAAGCAATACGTCATCGTGGGCGGCGGTGGTTTTTGCCGTGAACTGATTTCCTGGATCCGGCAGATCAACGCCGGCGCGACGAAGGGAGAAGTCGTCGGAGTGCTTGACGACAATCCCGACTGCCTCAACGGTTATGACTACGGCGTAGCCTACCTGGGCAAGCCAGCCGATTACCTGGCGCCAGCGGACGTCGAACTCGTCATGGCAATCGGCTCCCCGAAGGTGCGCGAACGGCTGGTTGGCATGCTCCGCGAACGCAACCCGGAAACCCGTTTTGGCACGATCGTCCACCCCAGCGCGGTCATTGCCGAATCGGCCCGCCTGGGCGAAGGCCTGATCGTCTGCCCACAATCTTTGATTTCTGCAGATGCGCAAGTCGGCCACTTCGTGACGGTCAACGCTTGTTCGTCAATCGGACACGATGCGAGCGTTGGCGACTTCTGCACGCTGAGCGCGCACGTCGACCTCATGGGGTTTTCGACGCTTGGCACCCGAACTTTCGTTGGCTCGGGTGCGCGGGTCATGCCCAGCGTCACCATCGGTGCGGATTGCACGCTCGGTGCCGGCACCACTGCGATGCGCCGACTGGCCGACGGCATGACGCTGTACGCGCCGCCGTCCAAAAAGATGTGA